The nucleotide window TCATGCCCACGTAGAAGCCCACCGCCACGACACCCATGATGAACGTCGAGAACGACGGGGTCTGGAACCGCGGGTGCACCCGCGCGAACCGGCGCGGCAGCGCCTTGTACACGGCCATGGCCAGGGTGCCGCGGGCTGTGGGCAGGATGGTGGTCTGGGTGGACGAGATCGCCGAGATCATCACCGCGGCCACCAGCAGCCACGCCCAGGGCCCGAACACGGCGTCTTTCAGGGCGAAGAACACGTCATCGGCGTTGCCCTCGTTGCCCAGGCCCAGCCCCGTGCTGCCCAGCCCGGCGTAAGCCATTGCCGCTACGGCGACGCCCACATAGGTGACCAGCAGGATGAGGGTGGTGAGCACGGCGGCCTGCCCCGGGATGCGTTTGGGGTCGCGGGTCTCCTCGTTGAGGGACAGGCAGGTGTCCCAGCCCCAGTAGATGAACAGCGCCAGCAGCACCCCCTCCACCAGCCCGGGGAAGGAGGTGAGCGCGAACGGGTTGAACCAGTCGGCCTGAGGCACCGTGGAACCGGCCGGGGCGCTGCCGTCGAACACCGACCAGAGCGTGAACACCGTGAACAGGATCAGCGCCAGGTACTGGAAACCCAGCAGCACGTTCTGCAGCCGCTCGCCGATTTCCAGCCCGCGATAGCTCACCCACACCATCAGGGCGATGAACACCACCCCGGTGAGGGTCACGACGAGCTCGTTCTCGGCCAGGTCGGGCGCCACCAGCAACCAGAAGTAGATCCCGGCGATCTGGGCCAGGTTGCCGAGTACGACGATGCCGGCCACGGCCACGCCCCAGCCGCCCATCCAGCCCACCCAGGGGCCGAACGCCTTGGTCGCCCAGGTGAACGTCGTGCCGCAGTCGGGGATGTCCCGGTTCAGCTCCCGGTAGGCGAACGCCACCAGCAGCATGGGGATGAACGCGATCACGAACACGACCGGCGCCTGCGCGCCCACGGCGAGCACCACGAAGCCGAGCGTCGCGGCCAGGGAGTACACCGGTGCGGTGGAGGCCAGCCCGATGACAGTGGAGCCGAACAGGCCCAGGGTGCCGGTGGCGAGGCCCTTGCCCTCCGACGGGGATGGCTCCGGCCGCACCGGAACCGTGGCGTCGTTGCGAGACATGCTCCTCCGATCGGGCGTCGACGTCCTGGCCCGACGGTGCCCGGCCGACCGGGGCCGGCCGGGCGCATCCGTCGATTGCGGGCATGATACTCGCCGCCCCGGGCACGAGAAAGGGCCCGCCGGTCGGCGGGCCCTTCATCGGATGGTGCGGTTACAGCGCGGCGAGCACCTCGCGCAGCAGGGTCGCGGTCTCGCTCGGCGTCTTGCCGACCTTGACCCCGGCGGCCTCGAGGGCCTCCTTCTTGCCCTGCGCGGTTCCGGCGCCGTCGGAGACGATGGCGCCGGCGTGGCCCATGGTCTTGCCTTCGGGGGCGGTGAACCCGGCCACGTAGCCCACGACGGGCTTGGTGACGTGTTCCTTGATGTACGCGGCAGCCTTCTCTTCGGCGTCGCCGCCGATCTCGCCGATCATCACGATCGCGAGGGTCTCCGGGTCGGCCTCGAACGCGGCGAGCGCGTCGATGTGGGTGGTGCCGATGATGGGGTCGCCGCCGATGCCGATGGCGGTGGAGAAGCCCAGGTCACGCAGCTCGTACATCATCTGGTAGGTCAGGGTGCCCGACTTGGAGACCAGGCCGACCGGGCCCTTGCCGGTGATGTTCGCCGGCGTGATGCCCACGAGCGCCTCACCGGGGGTGATGATGCCGGGGCAGTTCGGCCCGATGATGCGGGTCTTGTTGCCCTTCTCCTGGGCGTAGGCCCAGAACTCGGCGGAGTCCTGCACGGGCACGCCCTCGGTGATGATCACGAGCAGGCCGATTTCGGCGTCGATCGCTTCGATGACGGCGTCCTTGGTGAACGCCGGCGGCACGAACGCGATGGAGACATCCGCGCCGGTCTTCGCCATCGCCTCGGCGACCGTGCCGAAGACGGGCAGTTCGACGTCACCGTGGGTGACGGTGGTGCCGGCCTTGCGGGCGTTGACGCCGCCGACGATCTGGGTGCCGGCCTTGAGCATCAGGGCGGTGTGCTTGGTGCCCTCGCCGCCGGTGATGCCCTGAACGATGACCTTGGAGTCCTTGTTGAGGAAGATAGACATTCTCTTGGGTTCCCTTACTTCGCGGCGTAGGCGAGTTCGGCGGCCTTGGCGGCGCCCTCGTCCATGGTGGCGGCCAGCGTGACCAGCGGGTGGTTGGCCTCGTTGAGGATGCGGCGGCCTTCCTCGACGTTGTTGCCGTCGAGGCGCACGACCAGCGGCTTGTTGGCGGCGTCGCCGAGGGTGGCGAGCGCGCCGACGATGCCGTGGGCGACGGCGTCGCAGGCGGTGATACCGCCGAAGACGTTGACGAAGACGCTCTTCACCTGCGGGTCGCCGAGGATCACGTCGAGGCCGGCGGCCATGACGGCAGCGGATGCTCCGCCGCCGATGTCGAGGAAGTTGGCCGGCTTGACGCCGCCGAAGTCCTCGCCGGCGTAGGCGACCACGTCGAGGGTCGACATGACGAGCCCGGCACCGTTGCCGATGATGCCGACCTCACCGTCGAGCTTCACGTAGTTCAGGTCGTTCTGCTTGGCCTTGGCCTCGAGCGGGTCCGCGGCGGCCTTGTCTTCGAGCTCGGCGTGGCCCGGGTGGCGGAAGCCGGCGTTCTCGTCGATGGTGACCTTGCCGTCGAGGGCGATGATGTCGCCCTCGTCAGTGAGGACCAGCGGGTTGACCTCCACGAGGGTGGCGTCCTCGCCCGTGAAGACGTTGTACAGCTGCACGAACACCGGGGCGACCTTGTCGACCAGCTCGGCGGGGAACTTGGCCTGAACGGCGATCTCCTTGGCCGTGGCCAGGTCGATGCCGGCGTTCGGGTCGATCGCCACGTAAGCGAGCGCGTCGGGCTTCTCCACCGCGAGAACCTCGATCTCCACGCCGCCCTCGTAGCTGGCGAGTGAGAGGTAGGAGCGGTTGGACCGGTCCAGCAGCACCGAGAAGTAGAACTCCTGCTTGATGCGGGCTCCCCCGGCGACCATCACCCGGTGCACGGTGTGCCCCTTGATGTCCAGGCCCAGGATGGCGCGCCCGGCGGCTTCGGCCTCATCCGGGGTCTTGGCGACCTTGACGCCGCCGGCCTTGCCGCGGCCGCCGACCTTGACCTGCGCCTTGACGACGACGACACCGCCGAGCTTCTCGGCCGCGGCGCGCACCTCCTCGGGAGTGTCTGCGACGATGCCCGGCAGAACCGGGACTCCATACTGCTCAAACAGGTCTCTGGCCTGGTATTCGTAAAGATCCACGCTGCTCTTCCAATCCGCGTCATAGCGTTCCGTGCATGGGGTGTGGGTGGTCGGCCTCCCCGGCGCGAAACTAGCTCGACGTCGAGAGATACTGACCCTGTCAAACTCTACCTTCTCAGATCGGCGGCCGAGCTCGCTGGTCGAGCCTGTCGAGACCCGCCTACCGAACGCCATTTCGGGAGAACGCACGGTGTGCGCGAGGAACGAGCGTGTTTTCTTCCGAAACGAGCGGATGCCGATGCCCGTATTCTGGAGACATGCCGTATCGCAATTCCAGCCCCGCCCTCATTTCGCTCGCGGCCGGCCTGGATGCGGCCCTGCTACTGCTGTTCGTGGTGATCGGGCGGGCCAGCCACGGTGAGGGTCTCTGGGGTGTGCTGGGCACCTGGTGGCCGTTCTTGGGCGGCTTGCTCGTTGGCTGGCTTGTGCTGCGGGCCTGGCGGACGCCCCTGCAGATCGTGTGGACCGGACTGGGCGTCTGGCTGATCACCGTCGTGGTGGGCATGCTGCTGCGGGTGGCCAGCGGCCAGGGCGTGCAGCTCAGCTTCGTCATCGTCACCGTCCTGGTGATCGGCGTGTTCCTGCTCGGCTGGCGCGCGATCGCCCTCCTCACGCGCCGCCTGCGCGGTCGCACGGCAGGCACGGATGCGGTTCGGGGCGGCAGCCTATAACCCCGAACGGTGACCAACCCGTGGCCGGCATCCGCAGACGCCTCACCAGGTTTCGACAAGCTCAACAAACGACACGGGCACGACCTCGACACCCGCGCCGGTCGAGCCCGTCGAGACCCCGCAAGACAACCCCGCAAACGCCTGGCCGGCATCCGCAGACACCTCACCAGGCTTCGACACGCTCAACCAACGACACGGGCACGACCTCGACCCACCCGCTGGTCGAGCTTGTCGAGACCCCGCGAGACAGCGTCGCCAACGGATGGCCGGCATCCGCAGACGCGTCACCAGGTTTCGACAAGCTCAACCAACGAGACGGGAACGACCGCCCCTAACGGTCGAGGTCGTCCTCATCGTTGTCGGTCTCGTCGTCGCCGAGGTCGACGAGCCGGTTGTCGGCGTCGTCGCCCCACTCGTCGGCGGTGTCCATGTCGGTGGCGGCGGTGTCTTCCTCGTCGGGGAGCAGGTCCTCGTCTTCGGGGATCTCCAGGTCGTCGACCAAGCGGTTGTCATCGAGCGCCTCCGGGTCGTGCGGCCACAGGCCGCCGGAATCGTTGGTCACAATCGAGCCTCCTTCGAAACGTGGACCGACACTGGTGTGAGCGGGGAGCGGGAGAACGGGCGACGGGCGACGGGCGCGCAGGGTTCCCCGGTGCAGCACACCGTACCTGCGTCTGCGACTGCCGACAAGGCGCGGTCGGGAGCCGGTACGGCAGCGAGGAGACCAGCGGAAAGGAGAGCCGGCCGCGGAGGCTCAGCCCGTCGGGGCCGGTCGCCGGGCCGCGGCGCGGGCCAGGCCGGCGCGCGTGATGACCACGATCACGAGGGCGACCGCGCCGCCGAGCGCCGTTTCCACGACCCTGTCGACGAGAAGCTCAGAGACCGACGCCGGGCTGGCCAGGTGGGAGACCGTCAGCGCCAGCGGTGTGATGAACAGCAGGGCGGCGCCGTAGTGCCGGCCGACCAGGATCTCGGCGCCGAACTGGCCGATGCCGATCACGAGGATCAGCACCCACATCGGCGGGCCGGGCAGCAGGATCAGCGCGGTGAGCACGACTCCGGCGACGGTGCCGAAGATGCGGTGGAAGGCACGGGAGGTGGAGTGCCTGGCGCCGGGCGGCGGCAGCACGGCCACCACGCTCACCACGGCCCAGTACGGATGCCCGATGCCCGCCAGTATCGCCAGGCCGCCGGCCACGAGCACCCCCACGAGCATCTGCGCGATCGAGAGCCAGACCAGCCGGTCGCGGTACGCGGCCCGGTTGATCCGGGGGCGCCGGGGCAACGCCTTGAACAGCGCGGCGGAGCGCTCCGGCGCGGCCTTGCGCACGGCCCAGCCCGACATGGTGACGAGCCAGGCGAACGCGGCGCCGGCCGCCCCCACGAGCAGACTCGGCAGCACGTCGCCGGGTTCAGTGGGCACCTGCGCGCACACCGTGTAAGCGAACACGAAGAACAGCGGTGTGCCGGGGAACAGCCCGGTGCTGCTGATCAGCAGCACCCCGAGCACGATCACGGCCATCAGACCGAGCGTGAGCAGCGCCAGCGGCGCGCCGATGGCGGCCATCACGAGCCCGAAGCCGATGCTGCCGAGCATCCCGACCGCCGCGATGCTCACGGAGCGGGCCCGTAGCCGGTACGGTTCGCCGCGCCCGAACAGCGCGGTCATGCCGCCGAAGGTGGCGTACACCGCCCAGTCGACACGGCCGGCGATCACCAGCACGATGAGGGGAACCACCATCGCGAGCGTCGCCCGGCTGGCCACCTCCAGGTCGAGGGCGCGCACCGACCGCGCCCACTGCCTCAGGGATTCGGGCCGGGCGGGCGCATCCGCTGAATCGTCGTGGTGCGGGCCGGTCACTCGATCTTCTCGATCGGGGCGATCTTGATCAGCAGCTTCTTCGCCCCGCTCGTGTCGAACTGTACGTGCGCGATGCGCTTGGTGCCTTCACCGGTGACCTGGTTCACCCGGCCGTCGCCGAAGTCCACGTGACGGATGCGGTCGCCCGCGTTGAGGGTGAGGTCGCCGTTGTCACGCACCTGCGCGGTGACCCGGTTGGCCCACTCGGTCTTTGGCTTGGGCGCGGGCGGCAGCTGGCCGGGCGTGCCGCTGCGGGAGCCGAAGCCGCCGCCGTCCCTGCGGGCGTTGAGCGCCCGCGGCTGCGTGCCGCCCCGGGAGTTGGCCATGCCGGGCGACTGCTTCCAATCGATCAGCGTCGCCGGGATCTCCTGCAGGTAGCGGCTGGGCATGGCCACGTTCACCTCGCCGAACTGGGCGCGGGTCATCGCCAGCGACAGGTACAGCCGCTGCCGGGCGCGGGTGATGCCCACGTAGAACAGGCGCCGTTCCTCGGCCGGGCCGCCGGGCTCGCCGGCCGACATCTGGTGCGGCAGCAGCCCCTCCTCGACGCCGGTGAGGAACACGGCCTCGTACTCGAGGCCCTTGGCGGTGTGCAGCGTCATCAGCGATACCGTGCCGGAGGCGTCGTCGAGGTCGTCGGCGGCGGCGACAAGCGACACCTGGGTGAGGAAGTCGACCAGGCCGGCGTCGGGGTTCTCCCGGTTGAAGTCCTTGGTCTGGGCGACGAGCTCCTCGATGTTCTCCGCCCGCACCTCGTCCTGCGCGTCGCGGCTGGCCCGCAGCACGGCGAGCAGGCCGCTTTCGGCGAGCAGGAAGCTGAGCAGGTCGCTGACGTTGGAGGCTCCGGCCGGGTTTTCCGGATCCATCATGAGCGCGGCCGAGTCGAGCAGGGTGGCCAGCTGCAGGATGGCGCCGGTCACCTTGGGGCCGAGCCCCAGGCCGCCGGAGTCGCGCATGGCCTGCCGGAAGGTGATGCCGTTCGTCTCGGCGAAGCTGGCCAGCTGGGTTTCGGTGGCCGGGCCGATGCCGCGCTTGGGGGTGTTCAGGATCCGGCGGAGCGCCAACTCGTCTTGCGGGTTGGCGACCGCGATGAGGTACGCCAGCGCATCCTTGATCTCGGCGCGTTCGTAGAACTTGGTGCCGCCGACGACCCGGTACGGCACCGCGGCCCGCACCAGGATCTCTTCCAGCGCACGGGTCTGCGCGTTGGTGCGATAGAACACGGCCATGTCGCGGTAGGCCATGCCCTTCTGGTGCAGCACCTCGATCTCGTCGGCCACGAACTGGGCCTCGTCGTGCCCGTTGTACGCGGTGTAGCCCACGATCTTCTCGCCGTCGCCGCCGGCGCTCCAGAGCCGCTTCTCCCGGCGGTCGAAGTTGTTGCCGATCACGGCGTTCGCGGCGGAGAGGATGTTCTGGGTGGAGCGGTAGTTCTGCTCGAGCAGGATCACCTTGGTACCGGGGAAGTCCCGTTCGAACTCGGTGATGTTGCGGCTGGAGGCGCCACGGAAGGCGTAGATGGACTGGTCGGAGTCGCCGACGACGGTGAGGCTCGCACCGGGGATCTGGCCGGAGGCATCCTGCAGGTTCTTGACGTGCAGGCCCTGATCCTCCATGTCATCGGCGAGTTCGGCGTCGACCGGGCGGGTGAGCTCCCGCACCAGGGCGTACTGGGCGTGGTTGGTGTCCTGGTATTCGTCGACCAGGATGTGCCGGAACCGGCGCCGGTACAGCGCCGCGACCTTGGGGAAGGCCCGGAACAGGAACACCGTCTCGCCGATCAGGTCGTCGAAGTCGAGGGCGCTGGCCGCCCGGAGGCGCCGGGTGTACTGGCGGAAGATCTCGACGAACATGACCTCCTGCGGGTCGCTCATGTTCGCGTTGCGAGCGTAGGAATCGACATCCGCCAGCTCGTTCTTGAGCTTGGAGATCTTGGAGGCGACGTTGCCGGGGGTGAAACCGAGGGTGTCGGCGTCGAGCTGCTTGATGATGCGCTTGATCGTGACTTTGCTGTCGGCGGAGTCGTAGATGCTGAAGTTGGTCGACAGGCCCGCGCTCTCGGCCTCGCGGCGCAGGATGCGCACACAGGAGGAGTGGAAGGTGCTGATCCACATGCCGTCAGAGGCCTGGCCGAGCAGGGCCTTGACCCGTTCGCGCATCTCGGCGGCGGCCTTGTTGGTGAAGGTGATTGCGAGGATCTGGCTGGGCCAGGCCTCGCGGCTCTCGATCAGGCCGGCCACCCGACGGGTGAGCACACTGGTCTTGCCGGAGCCGGCGCCGGCCACGATGAGCAGGGCGGGCCCGCGGTACTTCACGGCCTCGAGCTGCTGCGGGTTGAGTCCGTCGAACAACGGGCTCTGGTACGAGTCGTCGGCACCGGTGCTGCCGGAGCCGATCGGTCCGCGGCCGTCCAGGATGATCGGGGTCGCCGACGACCTGGGTGCGGGGGTGTTGGGCAGGTCTGAGGACAATGTCATGGCCAGCCAATTCTAGGCGCAGCGGCCGACATCACGCCCGGCAGCAGGTCAGGCCGGGGCGAGCGGATGCGGCATCCGCGTGTGCATCCCGTCGCGCACGAAGACCGCCAGGTCGGGGTGGTCGGCGAAGACGCCGTCGATGCCGGTGTCCATGATCGTGCGGAATTCGGCCTGCCAGTTGCCGACATCGGCCTTGCGCGTTCCCACCCGGAAACCGGGCGCCAGGAACCGGTTCTCCGGCCGCAACGTCCAGCAGAAGATCTCCAGGCCGGCCGCGTGCGCCGAGTCGACGAGGTCGGAGGCACCGTCGACGGTGCCGTCCGCGTCGGTGTTGAGGATGAGGGACTTGGGCACGCTGATGCCATCGACCTGGTGGCCGAGCTGGTACAGCGCCAGGTCGGTGAGGTAGTCCTCGTAGCGGGTGGCGCGGTCGCCGAACCTGGCGACGAGGTCGGCGGGGGCGCCGGTGGCCTCGAGCAGGAACACCCGCCGGCCGAAGACCCCGCGCGCCTGCACCTGGGCCAGCACCGTGCGCTCGAAGCTCTCGATGGTGAGCCGGCCCTCGCCCGTGTTCCAGCCGGCCTCGTTGACCTCGGCGGCGAACAGTTCGTCCAGCGGCAGCCCGATCGACTCGAAGTAGCTGGCGTGCTTGATCTCGGCCACCACGCCGAGCTCACGGTCGAGGGGAGCCTCCGCCCGGTCCACCAGCCGGAACACATCGCGCAGGCGCAGGATCGGGAAGAGCCCGTCGAAGCTGGCGCTCATGGTGCGCAGCGCCGGCAGCCGTTCGCGGGCGCGCAGGGTGCGCAGCTCCGCCCAGGTGAAGTCCTCGGTGAACCAGCCGGTGAGGGCGACGCCGTCGATGACCTTCGAGGTGCGCCGGCCGGCGAATTCGGCGTGATCGGCCACATCCGTCGTGCCGGAGATCTCGTTCTCGTGCCGCACGACCAGCACCCCGTCCTTGGTGGCGACGATGTCGGGCTCCACGGCGTCAGCGCCCAGCGCGAAAGCCAGGCTGTACGCGGCCTCGGTGTGCTCGGGACGGTAGCCGCTGGCGCCGCGGTGGCCGATCACGAGGGGCAACATGTCTCAAGGTTAGCCGTGGCCTGCGAGAATCACAGATTATGAACGATTGGATCGAACCCACCCCGCGCGTGCGCTGGGGCAACCCCCGGTGGCGGTACGGGGTTGGGCTGGTCACGATCGTTCTCGGCGCGGCGGCCACCAACCTGACGAGCACCTACAGCCTGTGGTTCCTGCTGCTCGGACCCCTCGTACAATTGGTCGGCTGGATGATCCTGCCTGGAGCCCTGTGGCGTCGGCTGTTCGTGCTGCTGCCCTGCCTGGTGGCCGCGCTGGTGCTCGTGGCCGGCCCGGATTTCATGGGGGCTTTCGCGGTGCTGCTGGCCGGATGGCTGTTCGCCAGGCACCGACCGCCGCTGAGCTACCTGGCCGTTGTGCCGGTGATCGTGCTGAGCTTCGTGCTCAAGGGCGCGCTGAACGAATACGGCCAGAACTGGATCGGGCTGGTGAGCGGCACCCTGACGACCGTGGCGTGTGCCTGGCTCGGCCGCGCGCTGGCGATCTGGCGGTGGCACCGGATCATCGCCTGGCGGGCGCGGCGGGCGCGCAACACGCGCGGCACCTCGACGGCGCCGGGGCCGGCGGACCAGGCTTACGGCCCGGCCTCCACGGTGCCGGCCGGGGCGTCCGCGGCCCTCGATGGCCACCCTGTCAACCCTGAGTAGACTCTCAGCAAACTACGGGTTGTTCCAGTAGATTTGGTGCACAGACTCACGCGCCGGCCGACGGTGCGTATCCCCGACCCAGCTGATTGTTAGGCAGGAAACCATGGCAACCTCCAACCCCGCATTCCGAAACGCCGCGTTCGGCGCTCCCGGCGCCGTTGCAACGTCCAAGGTGCTTTCCGACAACGACCTGCAGACGCTCTACAACGCGCCGTCCGCCGGTTCGCAGGACACCGACCGGATGACCTATGAAGACACGATCGGCAAGACCGTCATCGCGTTCGTCATCCTGCTCGCCGCAGCGGCCACGGCATGGGTGCTCACGCCCGTCGCGCCGTTCCTGCTCATCCTCGGCGCGATCGGCGGGCTCGTGCTCGGCCTCGTCAACGCGTTCAAGAAGGAGCCGTCGCCGCCCCTGATCCTCGCGTACGCCGCGATGGAGGGCCTGTTCGTCGGTGGCATCTCCCGCGTCTTCGAGCAGATCTACGCCGGCGTCGTCACCCAGGCCGTCATCGCGACCCTCGTAGTCGTCGGCGTGACCCTGGCGCTGTTCTCCAGCGGCAAGATCCGCGCGTCGGCGAAGGCCACCAAGGTCTTCCTGATCGCGATGGTCGGCTACGCCGTGTTCTCCCTGGTGAACTTCGGCATGATGATGTTCGGTGCTGCCGACGGCGCGTTCGGCATGCGCAGCAGCAGCATCGAGATCGCCGGCTTCGAGATCAAGCTCGGCCTGGTCATCGGTGTCCTCGCGGTGCTCATGGCCGCGTACTCGTTGGTGCTCGACTTCGACTTCATCCAGCGCGGCGTCAACAACCGTGTTCCGCGCAAGTACGGCTGGAGCGGCGCGTTCGGCATCATGGTCACCGTCGTGTGGCTGTACGTGGAGCTGCTGCGCATCTTCGCGATCGCCAGAGACTAGCGCTCCCCCCGGCCCCGGCGCCGGCACGCAGCACCCGCACCACCCGATAGGGCCGGCCCACCACGGGCCGGCCCTCTCGTCGTTCACGCGCGAAAACGAGGTGCGCGGGCTACGCGCCGCTGCGCGGGTGGCACGCCACCCGCGGAACGGCGCCTGACCCGCGCATCGGTGGGGCGGGTCGCTGCGCCGGTGGCACGCAACCCGCGCAGCGGCGCCTGACCCGCGCGACGGCATCCGCGCACGGCGCATCACGTGCGCACGGCGCATCACGTGCGCACCGCGAGTACGGCGGCGGCGCATCGCTCGGGCAGCCCGGGTTAACGGCGGAAGCACCCTCGCGCGGGGCGAGGGTGCTTCCGGCACAACTACGGGAGCGGCGAAATGCCTACTCCCATTCAATGGTTCCCGGCGGCTTCGACGTGACGTCGAGTACCACGCGGTTGACCCCGTCGACCTCGTTGGTGATGCGGTTGGAGATCTTGGCGAGCAGGTCGTACGGCAGTCGGGTCCAGTCGGCCGTCATGGCGTCCTCAGAAGACACGGGGCGCAGCACGATCGGGTGGCCGTAGGTGCGGCCGTCACCCTGTACGCCCACGGAGCGCACATCGGCGAGCAGCACGACCGGGCACTGCCAGATCTCGCGGTCGAGGCCGGCGGCGGTCAGTTCGGCGCGCACGATCGCATCCGCCTGGCGCAGCAGGTCGAGACGCTCCTGGGTGACCTCGCCGACGATGCGGATGCCCAGGCCGGGTCCGGGGAACGGCTGGCGCTGCACGATCTCGGCGGGCAGTCCGAGCTCGGCGCCGATGGCCCGCACCTCGTCCTTGAACAGGGCCCGCAGCGGCTCGACGAGCTCGAACTGCAGGTCCTCCGGCAGGCCGCCCACGTTGTGGTGGCTCTTGATGTTGGCGGTGCCGCTGCCGCCGCCGGACTCGACGACGTCGGGGTACAGGGTGCCCTGCACGAGGAACCGGATCGGGTCGCCGTCGATCTCGGCGGCCTCCTTGATGAGCTCGGCCTGGGCCTGCTCGAAGGTGCGGATGAATTCGCGACCGATGATCTTGCGCTTGGTCTCCGGGTCGCTGACCCCGGCCAGCGCCTGGATGAACTGCTCGCGCACATCCACCGTCACCAGGCGAATGCCGGTGGCCTTGACGTAGTCTTCCTCGACCTGGCGACGCTCGTCCTGGCGCAGCAGGCCGTGGTCGACGAACACGCAGACGAGCTGGTCGCCGATGGCCTTGTGCACCAGGGCGGCCGCGACGGCGGAGTCGACCCCGCCGGAGAGTCCGCAGATGACCTTGCCGGTGCCCACCTGGGCGCGGATCTTGGCGACCTGCTCGGTGATGACGTTGCCGCTGTTCCAGTCGGCGGCGATGCCGGCGGCGCGGTGCAGGAAGTTCTCCAGCACGTGCTGGCCGTGCGCGGAGTGCTTGACCTCCGGGTGCCACTGCACGCCGTAGAGGCGGCGCTCGTCGTTGGCGAACGCGGCAACAGGGGTCGACACCGTGGAGGCAAGTACCGTGAAGCCTTCCGGGGCCTTGGACACCGAGTCGCCGTGGCTCATCCACACGGTCTGCTCTACCGGCTGGTCGGCGAGCAGCGCGTTGACGCTGTCGGAGACCACGACGGGCGTGGAGCCGTATTCGCGCTGGCCGGTGTGCGAGACCTCGCCGCCGAGGGCGGTGGCCATCACCTGGAAGCCGTAGCAGATGCCCAGCACCGGGATGCCG belongs to Cryobacterium sp. SO2 and includes:
- a CDS encoding Bax inhibitor-1/YccA family protein, whose translation is MATSNPAFRNAAFGAPGAVATSKVLSDNDLQTLYNAPSAGSQDTDRMTYEDTIGKTVIAFVILLAAAATAWVLTPVAPFLLILGAIGGLVLGLVNAFKKEPSPPLILAYAAMEGLFVGGISRVFEQIYAGVVTQAVIATLVVVGVTLALFSSGKIRASAKATKVFLIAMVGYAVFSLVNFGMMMFGAADGAFGMRSSSIEIAGFEIKLGLVIGVLAVLMAAYSLVLDFDFIQRGVNNRVPRKYGWSGAFGIMVTVVWLYVELLRIFAIARD
- the guaA gene encoding glutamine-hydrolyzing GMP synthase, which gives rise to MSAVNPMDIVGADGAEGAEGLENLLATDSVEPAASGISRPVLVVDFGAQYAQLIARRVREASVYSEIVAHSITAAEVADKNPIGIVLSGGPSSVYAEGAPSFDPAIFDLGIPVLGICYGFQVMATALGGEVSHTGQREYGSTPVVVSDSVNALLADQPVEQTVWMSHGDSVSKAPEGFTVLASTVSTPVAAFANDERRLYGVQWHPEVKHSAHGQHVLENFLHRAAGIAADWNSGNVITEQVAKIRAQVGTGKVICGLSGGVDSAVAAALVHKAIGDQLVCVFVDHGLLRQDERRQVEEDYVKATGIRLVTVDVREQFIQALAGVSDPETKRKIIGREFIRTFEQAQAELIKEAAEIDGDPIRFLVQGTLYPDVVESGGGSGTANIKSHHNVGGLPEDLQFELVEPLRALFKDEVRAIGAELGLPAEIVQRQPFPGPGLGIRIVGEVTQERLDLLRQADAIVRAELTAAGLDREIWQCPVVLLADVRSVGVQGDGRTYGHPIVLRPVSSEDAMTADWTRLPYDLLAKISNRITNEVDGVNRVVLDVTSKPPGTIEWE